A stretch of Pseudomonas sp. LS.1a DNA encodes these proteins:
- the fdx gene encoding ISC system 2Fe-2S type ferredoxin: MPLVTFLPHEKFCPEGLTVEVEPGTNILELAHDHHIEMESACGGVKACTTCHCIIRKGFDSLEEADELEEDMLDKAWGLEAQSRLGCQVVVADQDLVIEIPKYSLNHAAEAPH, from the coding sequence ATGCCGCTGGTGACATTCCTGCCGCACGAGAAGTTCTGCCCCGAAGGGCTGACCGTGGAAGTCGAGCCCGGGACCAACATCCTGGAGCTGGCCCACGACCATCACATCGAGATGGAAAGCGCCTGCGGCGGCGTCAAGGCCTGCACCACCTGCCACTGCATCATCCGCAAGGGTTTCGACTCGCTGGAAGAAGCCGACGAGCTGGAAGAAGACATGCTGGACAAGGCCTGGGGCCTGGAGGCTCAGTCGCGCCTCGGCTGCCAGGTGGTTGTCGCTGACCAGGACCTGGTCATCGAGATCCCCAAGTATTCGCTCAACCACGCCGCCGAAGCGCCGCACTGA
- the iscA gene encoding iron-sulfur cluster assembly protein IscA, with product MAISMTEAAANHVRRSLEGRGKGEGIRLGVRTTGCSGLAYVLEFVDELADEDQVFENHGVKVIIDPKSLVYLDGTELDFVKEGLNEGFKFNNPNVRGECGCGESFNV from the coding sequence ATGGCTATCAGCATGACAGAAGCCGCCGCCAACCATGTGCGGCGTTCCCTGGAAGGGCGCGGCAAGGGCGAAGGCATTCGCCTGGGCGTGCGCACCACCGGTTGCTCGGGCCTGGCCTACGTGCTGGAGTTCGTCGACGAGCTGGCGGACGAAGACCAGGTGTTCGAGAACCATGGCGTCAAGGTGATCATCGATCCCAAGAGCCTGGTGTACCTCGACGGCACCGAACTGGACTTCGTCAAGGAAGGGTTGAACGAAGGCTTCAAGTTCAACAACCCTAACGTGCGCGGTGAGTGTGGCTGCGGCGAAAGCTTCAACGTTTGA
- the rlmN gene encoding 23S rRNA (adenine(2503)-C(2))-methyltransferase RlmN: MSDMTGKINLLGLTLQEMEKFFESIGEKRFRAGQVMKWIHHFGVDDFAAMTNVGKALREKLEAVAEIRGPEVVSEDISADGTRKWVVRVASGSCVETVYIPTDDRGTLCVSSQAGCALDCSFCSTGKQGFNSNLTAAEVIGQVWLANKSFGTVPAKIDRAITNVVMMGMGEPLLNFDNVIAAMKIMMEDLGYGISKRRVTLSTSGVVPMIDELAKHIDVSLALSLHAPNDELRNKLVPINKKYPLKMLLESCMGYMSTLGGKRVLTIEYTLLKDVNDQPEHAAQMIELLRDVPCKINLIPFNPFPHSGYERPSNNAIRRFQDLLHHGGFNVTTRTTRGDDIDAACGQLVGQVNDRTRRSERYIAVRQLSADAELQDSPASH, encoded by the coding sequence ATGAGTGACATGACTGGCAAGATCAACCTGTTGGGCCTGACCCTGCAGGAAATGGAAAAATTCTTCGAGTCGATCGGAGAGAAGCGTTTTCGTGCCGGTCAGGTCATGAAATGGATTCACCACTTTGGCGTCGACGATTTCGCCGCCATGACCAATGTCGGCAAGGCCTTGCGCGAAAAGCTCGAGGCCGTTGCCGAGATTCGGGGCCCGGAAGTGGTCAGTGAAGACATTTCCGCCGACGGTACCCGCAAGTGGGTGGTCCGCGTTGCCTCCGGCAGCTGCGTCGAAACCGTCTACATCCCCACCGACGATCGCGGCACCCTGTGCGTGTCGTCGCAAGCCGGCTGTGCCCTGGACTGCAGCTTCTGCTCCACCGGCAAGCAAGGCTTCAACAGCAATCTCACCGCCGCCGAAGTGATCGGCCAGGTGTGGCTTGCCAACAAATCCTTCGGGACCGTTCCGGCCAAGATCGACCGCGCCATTACCAACGTGGTCATGATGGGCATGGGCGAACCCCTGCTGAATTTCGACAATGTCATCGCCGCCATGAAGATCATGATGGAAGATCTGGGCTATGGCATTTCCAAGCGTCGCGTCACCCTGTCCACCTCGGGCGTGGTGCCGATGATCGACGAGCTGGCCAAGCACATCGACGTGTCGCTGGCCCTGTCGCTGCACGCACCGAACGACGAACTGCGCAACAAGCTGGTACCGATCAACAAGAAGTACCCGCTGAAGATGCTGCTGGAATCGTGCATGGGCTACATGTCCACCCTGGGTGGCAAGCGCGTGCTGACCATCGAGTACACCCTGCTCAAGGACGTCAACGACCAGCCTGAGCATGCTGCGCAAATGATCGAGCTGCTGCGCGACGTGCCGTGCAAGATCAACCTGATCCCGTTCAACCCGTTCCCGCACTCGGGCTACGAGCGGCCGAGCAACAACGCCATTCGCCGCTTCCAGGACCTGTTGCACCACGGTGGCTTCAACGTCACCACCCGCACCACCCGTGGTGATGACATCGACGCCGCCTGTGGCCAGCTGGTTGGCCAGGTCAACGACCGAACCCGCCGCAGCGAGCGCTACATCGCCGTGCGCCAGCTGTCGGCGGACGCCGAGCTGCAAGACAGCCCCGCCAGCCACTGA
- the iscX gene encoding Fe-S cluster assembly protein IscX: MSLKWIDVLEIAIQLAESKPDVDPRYVNFVDLHRWVLALPEFSDDPSRGGEKVLEAIQAAWIEEAD, translated from the coding sequence ATGAGCCTGAAATGGATTGATGTACTTGAGATCGCCATCCAGCTTGCAGAAAGCAAGCCGGACGTCGATCCTCGTTATGTGAATTTCGTCGATCTGCACCGCTGGGTGCTGGCCTTGCCAGAATTCAGCGACGATCCGTCACGCGGCGGTGAGAAAGTGCTCGAGGCCATCCAGGCGGCCTGGATCGAAGAAGCCGACTGA
- the pilW gene encoding type IV pilus biogenesis/stability protein PilW produces the protein MSLRAALSILALLLLAGCVSGGAGDPLASRQGRAEAGRAYVQLGLGYLQQGLTEQAKAPLGKALALNGGDADAHAALALVFQAEGEPALAEAHFRKALQARPGDTRIRNNYGSFLYAQGRFAEAEQMFRLASADTLYPERSRVYENLGLTALKLERRDQAQAYLLKALQLNQRQPKALLEMAELSYENRHYVPARDYYDRFSQLSDHDARSLLLGSRLARVFDEQGTLAELGQQLQRLYPGTPEYQQYLSEQR, from the coding sequence ATGAGCCTGCGCGCCGCGCTGTCGATCCTTGCGCTTTTGCTGCTGGCCGGCTGCGTGTCGGGCGGCGCGGGCGACCCCCTGGCCAGCCGCCAGGGCAGGGCAGAGGCGGGGCGGGCCTATGTGCAGCTTGGGCTGGGTTATTTGCAACAGGGTTTGACCGAGCAGGCCAAGGCGCCGCTGGGCAAGGCCCTGGCCCTGAATGGCGGTGATGCCGACGCGCACGCCGCCCTGGCGCTGGTGTTCCAGGCCGAAGGCGAGCCGGCGCTGGCCGAAGCGCACTTTCGCAAGGCACTGCAGGCACGCCCGGGCGACACGCGAATTCGCAACAATTACGGCAGTTTCCTTTATGCTCAGGGGCGATTTGCCGAGGCCGAGCAGATGTTTCGCCTGGCCAGCGCCGATACCCTGTATCCTGAACGCTCACGCGTGTACGAGAACCTGGGCCTGACCGCCCTGAAGCTCGAGCGCCGCGACCAGGCGCAGGCGTATCTGCTGAAAGCTTTGCAACTCAACCAGCGGCAACCGAAAGCGTTGCTGGAAATGGCTGAGTTGTCCTACGAAAACAGGCATTATGTGCCGGCCCGGGACTACTACGATCGTTTCAGCCAGTTGAGCGACCATGATGCCCGTAGCCTGCTGCTGGGCAGCCGCCTTGCCCGGGTATTCGACGAGCAGGGCACCCTGGCCGAGCTGGGCCAGCAATTACAACGACTTTATCCCGGTACGCCGGAATATCAGCAATACCTGTCGGAGCAACGATGA
- the hscA gene encoding Fe-S protein assembly chaperone HscA, protein MALLQIAEPGQSPQPHQRRLAVGIDLGTTNSLVAALRSGRSEPLPDAQGNVILPSAVRYLEGRNEVGQAARDAASSDPLNTVLSVKRLMGRGLADVKQLGEQLPYRFVGGESHMPFIDTVQGPKSPVEVSADILKVLRERAEATLGGELVGAVITVPAYFDDAQRQATKDAARLAGLNVLRLLNEPTAAAVAYGLDQNAEGVVAIYDLGGGTFDISILRLTAGVFEVLATGGDTALGGDDFDHAIAGWIIEQAGLSSDLDPATQRALLQTACAAKEALTDTDVVSVSHGAWQGQLSRAGFEAMIEPMVARSLKACRRAVRDSGIELEEVSAVVMVGGSTRVPRVREAVGALFGRTPLTSIDPDQVVAIGAAIQADTLAGNRREGGELLLLDVIPLSLGLETMGGLMEKVIPRNTTIPVARAQEFTTYKDGQTAMMIHVLQGERELISDCRSLARFELRGIPAMVAGAAKIRVTFQVDADGLLSVAARELGSGVEASIQVKPSYGLTDGEIARMLKDSFEHAGSDKQARQLREHQVDGERLLEAVQGALDADGERLLSSDERDAIEFQMQELRDLLAGTDGAAIEQQTKRLSQVTDAFAARRLDSTVKAALAGRNLNEIEE, encoded by the coding sequence ATGGCCCTACTGCAGATTGCCGAACCCGGTCAAAGCCCTCAGCCGCACCAGCGCCGCCTGGCGGTGGGGATCGACCTGGGTACCACCAACTCTCTGGTCGCCGCACTGCGCAGCGGCCGTAGCGAGCCCCTGCCCGACGCGCAGGGCAACGTCATTCTGCCGTCCGCGGTGCGCTACCTCGAAGGGCGCAACGAAGTGGGGCAGGCTGCACGCGATGCCGCTTCCAGCGACCCGCTGAACACCGTGCTGTCGGTCAAGCGCCTGATGGGGCGCGGCCTGGCCGACGTCAAGCAACTGGGCGAGCAGCTGCCTTACCGCTTCGTTGGCGGTGAGTCGCACATGCCGTTCATCGACACCGTGCAGGGGCCGAAAAGCCCGGTGGAAGTGTCCGCCGATATCCTCAAGGTTCTGCGCGAGCGTGCCGAAGCCACCCTCGGCGGTGAGCTGGTGGGGGCGGTGATCACCGTGCCGGCCTATTTCGACGATGCCCAGCGCCAGGCCACCAAGGACGCTGCGCGCCTGGCCGGCCTGAACGTGCTGCGCCTGCTCAACGAGCCGACTGCCGCTGCCGTGGCTTACGGCCTGGACCAGAACGCCGAAGGCGTGGTGGCCATCTATGACCTGGGCGGCGGTACCTTCGACATTTCCATCCTGCGCCTGACTGCCGGCGTATTCGAAGTGCTGGCCACCGGTGGCGATACTGCCCTGGGCGGTGACGACTTCGACCACGCCATTGCCGGCTGGATCATCGAACAGGCCGGGCTGTCGTCCGACCTGGACCCGGCCACCCAGCGCGCGCTGCTGCAAACCGCCTGCGCTGCCAAGGAAGCCCTGACCGACACCGACGTGGTCAGCGTCAGCCATGGCGCCTGGCAGGGCCAACTGAGCCGCGCCGGCTTCGAAGCCATGATCGAGCCCATGGTCGCCCGCAGCCTCAAGGCCTGCCGCCGCGCCGTGCGCGACAGCGGTATCGAGCTTGAAGAAGTCAGCGCCGTGGTCATGGTCGGCGGTTCGACCCGCGTCCCGCGTGTGCGTGAAGCCGTCGGTGCACTGTTCGGGCGCACCCCGCTGACCTCGATCGACCCCGACCAGGTGGTGGCCATCGGTGCTGCCATCCAGGCCGATACCTTGGCCGGCAACCGCCGCGAAGGTGGCGAACTGCTGCTGCTGGATGTCATCCCGCTGTCGCTCGGTCTTGAGACCATGGGCGGGCTGATGGAGAAGGTAATCCCGCGCAACACCACTATCCCGGTAGCGCGTGCCCAGGAGTTCACCACTTATAAAGATGGCCAGACGGCCATGATGATCCACGTGCTGCAGGGCGAGCGCGAGCTGATCAGCGACTGCCGCTCGCTGGCGCGCTTCGAGCTGCGTGGCATCCCGGCCATGGTCGCCGGTGCGGCGAAAATCCGCGTCACCTTCCAGGTAGACGCCGATGGCCTGCTCAGCGTCGCCGCCCGCGAGCTGGGCTCGGGCGTGGAAGCCAGCATCCAGGTCAAGCCGTCCTACGGCCTGACCGACGGCGAAATCGCCCGCATGCTCAAGGACTCCTTCGAACACGCAGGTTCCGACAAGCAGGCCCGCCAGCTGCGCGAGCACCAGGTGGACGGCGAGCGCCTGCTGGAAGCGGTACAGGGCGCCCTGGACGCCGACGGTGAGCGCCTGCTCAGCAGTGACGAGCGCGACGCCATCGAATTCCAGATGCAAGAATTACGTGATTTGCTGGCCGGCACCGATGGCGCTGCCATCGAGCAACAGACCAAGCGTCTGTCGCAGGTGACCGACGCATTTGCCGCCCGTCGCCTTGATTCGACGGTCAAAGCCGCACTGGCCGGGCGCAACCTGAATGAGATCGAGGAGTAA
- the hscB gene encoding co-chaperone HscB, which yields MGTPCHFALFDLQPSFRLDLDKLATRYRELAREVHPDRFADASEREQRVALEKSAALNDAYQTLRSAPRRARYLLAISGHEVPQEVTVHDPDFLLQQMQWREELEELQDEADLDGVAVFKKRLKVAQDTLNEDFAACWDAPGERDKAERLMRRMQFLDKLAQEVRQLEERLDD from the coding sequence GTGGGTACTCCTTGTCATTTCGCATTGTTTGACCTCCAGCCAAGCTTCCGCCTGGATCTCGACAAGCTGGCCACTCGCTATCGCGAGCTGGCCCGCGAAGTCCATCCCGACCGCTTTGCCGACGCCTCCGAGCGCGAGCAGCGCGTGGCGCTGGAAAAGTCCGCGGCCCTCAACGACGCCTACCAGACCCTGCGCAGTGCGCCGCGTCGTGCCCGCTACCTGCTGGCCATCAGCGGCCACGAAGTGCCCCAAGAGGTCACGGTCCACGACCCGGACTTCCTGTTGCAGCAGATGCAGTGGCGTGAAGAGCTCGAAGAGCTGCAGGACGAAGCCGACCTCGATGGCGTGGCCGTGTTCAAGAAGCGCCTGAAGGTCGCCCAGGACACGCTGAACGAGGACTTTGCCGCCTGCTGGGACGCCCCAGGCGAGCGCGACAAGGCCGAACGCCTGATGCGCCGCATGCAGTTCCTCGACAAGCTCGCCCAAGAAGTGCGCCAACTGGAAGAGCGCCTCGACGATTAA
- the ndk gene encoding nucleoside-diphosphate kinase produces the protein MAVQRTFSIIKPDAVAKNVIGEITTRFEKAGLRVVASKMKQLSKAEAEGFYAEHKERGFFADLVAFMTSGPVIVQVLEGENAVLANRELMGATNPKEAAAGTIRADFAVSIDENAVHGSDSEASAAREIAYFFSATELCDRIR, from the coding sequence ATGGCTGTTCAACGTACTTTCTCCATCATCAAGCCTGACGCCGTTGCCAAGAACGTCATCGGCGAGATCACCACTCGTTTCGAGAAAGCCGGCCTGCGCGTCGTCGCTTCGAAAATGAAGCAACTGTCCAAAGCCGAAGCCGAAGGCTTCTACGCCGAGCACAAAGAGCGCGGCTTCTTCGCTGACCTGGTTGCCTTCATGACTTCCGGTCCGGTCATCGTTCAGGTTCTGGAAGGCGAAAACGCCGTTCTGGCCAACCGCGAGCTGATGGGCGCCACCAACCCGAAAGAAGCTGCTGCCGGCACCATCCGTGCTGACTTCGCTGTTTCCATCGACGAAAACGCTGTTCACGGTTCCGACTCGGAAGCTTCGGCTGCCCGCGAAATCGCTTACTTCTTCTCCGCTACCGAGCTGTGCGACCGCATTCGCTAA
- a CDS encoding RodZ domain-containing protein, whose protein sequence is MKAAHPEVAVAPGQNPGELLRQARENRDWSQAEVARKLNLTVSSLNHVETGAFDKLPGHTFARGYIRAYAKLMDLDQAALVDAFDRYTGTHAKGSDVHSLGRIEEPVRLSHNILRGVSLLLLVAVIGGGFVWWQDQGSLRGKDLAKIALEHVEVESADGTTQIHPLDEPEDQAVSAGQQPESAPLPLEQGAAEQPAAAEQAPASPAPAATTNAVPAPAQQAPVAPGASAPAVAPAPVAPVAPAPAAVVPATPVAAVAAAEPVVPAAVPAGSAKVAIQFVADCWTQVTDGNGKVLFSAIKRKGDNLELTGKPPFSVRLGFARGAQVSYNGQAVDVAPFTSGETARLKLGQ, encoded by the coding sequence ATGAAAGCCGCGCATCCCGAAGTAGCAGTAGCGCCTGGCCAGAACCCCGGTGAGCTTTTGCGTCAGGCCCGTGAGAACCGGGACTGGTCACAAGCCGAGGTGGCCCGCAAGCTCAACCTCACTGTCAGTTCGTTGAACCACGTGGAAACCGGCGCCTTCGACAAGCTGCCGGGGCATACCTTCGCCCGTGGTTATATCCGCGCCTATGCCAAGCTGATGGACCTGGACCAGGCTGCCCTGGTGGACGCCTTCGACCGTTACACCGGCACCCACGCCAAAGGCAGCGACGTGCACTCGCTGGGCCGTATCGAAGAGCCGGTGCGCCTGTCGCACAATATCCTGCGCGGCGTCAGCCTGCTGCTGCTGGTGGCGGTGATCGGCGGCGGCTTTGTCTGGTGGCAGGACCAGGGCAGCCTGCGTGGCAAGGACCTGGCCAAGATTGCCCTGGAGCACGTCGAAGTCGAAAGCGCCGACGGTACCACCCAGATTCACCCGCTCGATGAGCCTGAAGACCAGGCCGTTTCCGCTGGCCAGCAGCCCGAGAGCGCGCCGCTGCCGCTGGAGCAGGGCGCTGCCGAGCAGCCTGCCGCCGCCGAACAGGCACCGGCAAGCCCGGCACCTGCCGCTACCACTAACGCAGTGCCAGCACCGGCCCAGCAGGCGCCTGTGGCACCCGGTGCCAGCGCCCCTGCTGTCGCGCCAGCGCCGGTTGCCCCGGTTGCCCCGGCCCCGGCGGCCGTTGTACCTGCCACGCCTGTAGCGGCAGTGGCCGCCGCCGAGCCTGTCGTGCCAGCCGCAGTGCCGGCTGGCAGCGCCAAGGTCGCCATCCAGTTCGTCGCCGATTGCTGGACCCAGGTCACCGACGGCAACGGCAAGGTGCTGTTCAGCGCCATCAAGCGCAAGGGGGACAACCTCGAGCTGACCGGCAAGCCGCCGTTCTCGGTACGCCTGGGCTTTGCCCGTGGCGCCCAGGTCAGCTACAACGGCCAGGCCGTCGATGTTGCCCCGTTCACCAGTGGCGAGACCGCTCGCCTGAAGTTGGGACAGTAA
- the hisS gene encoding histidine--tRNA ligase encodes MSKSLQAIRGMNDILPEQSPLWRYFEGTVAGLLDTYGYSQIRTPIVEFTELFKRSIGEVTDIVEKEMYTFEDRNGDSLTLRPEGTAACVRAVLEHGITGNGQVQKLWYIGQMFRHERPQKGRYRQFHQIGVEVFNLDGPDIDAELIMLTWRLWGQLGIRDAVKLELNSLGTSEARARYRDALVEFLSARLEQLDEDSQRRLKSNPLRILDSKDQNTQAVLVGAPKLEDYLDEESRVHFEGLKARLDAAGIPFVINTKLVRGLDYYSKTVFEWVTDKLGAQGTVCAGGRYDGLVEQMGGKPTPGVGFAMGIERLILLLETLGKVPESISRQIDVYLCAFGEQAELAGLRLSEGLRDRLPGLRLAVNAGGGSFKSQFKKADKSGALFALILGDDELAKQEIGFKPLRGQGEQQNIAWDALAEHLETAIAQA; translated from the coding sequence GTGAGCAAATCGCTGCAAGCCATCCGTGGCATGAACGACATCCTGCCAGAACAGTCGCCGCTGTGGCGCTACTTCGAAGGCACCGTGGCCGGCCTGCTGGACACCTACGGGTACAGCCAGATCCGCACGCCGATCGTCGAGTTCACCGAGCTGTTCAAGCGCTCCATCGGTGAAGTGACCGACATCGTCGAAAAAGAGATGTACACCTTCGAGGACCGCAACGGCGATTCGCTGACCCTGCGCCCCGAAGGCACCGCTGCGTGCGTGCGTGCCGTGCTCGAGCATGGCATCACCGGCAACGGCCAGGTGCAGAAACTGTGGTACATCGGCCAGATGTTCCGCCACGAGCGCCCGCAAAAGGGTCGCTACCGCCAGTTCCACCAGATTGGCGTGGAAGTATTCAACCTGGACGGTCCGGACATCGACGCCGAGCTGATCATGCTGACCTGGCGCCTGTGGGGCCAGCTGGGCATCCGGGACGCAGTCAAGCTGGAACTCAACAGCCTGGGCACCAGCGAAGCCCGTGCACGCTACCGTGACGCGCTGGTCGAGTTCCTCTCGGCGCGCCTGGAGCAACTGGACGAAGACAGCCAGCGCCGCCTGAAGAGCAACCCGCTGCGCATCCTCGACAGCAAGGACCAGAACACCCAGGCGGTGCTGGTCGGCGCGCCGAAGCTGGAAGACTACCTGGACGAAGAGTCGCGCGTGCACTTCGAGGGCCTCAAGGCCCGCCTGGACGCTGCCGGCATCCCGTTCGTGATCAACACCAAGCTGGTGCGTGGCCTGGACTATTACAGCAAGACCGTGTTCGAGTGGGTTACCGACAAGCTCGGCGCCCAGGGCACTGTCTGCGCCGGTGGCCGCTACGACGGCCTGGTCGAGCAGATGGGCGGCAAGCCGACCCCGGGCGTCGGTTTCGCCATGGGCATCGAGCGCCTGATCCTGCTGCTGGAAACCCTGGGCAAGGTGCCCGAGTCCATCAGCCGCCAGATCGACGTTTACCTGTGCGCCTTTGGCGAACAGGCGGAGCTGGCCGGCCTGCGCCTTTCCGAAGGCCTGCGCGACCGCCTGCCGGGCCTGCGCCTGGCGGTCAACGCCGGCGGTGGCAGCTTCAAGAGCCAGTTCAAGAAAGCCGACAAGAGCGGCGCGCTGTTCGCCCTGATCCTCGGCGACGACGAGCTGGCCAAGCAAGAGATCGGCTTCAAGCCCCTGCGTGGTCAGGGCGAACAACAGAACATTGCCTGGGATGCTCTGGCTGAGCACCTGGAAACCGCGATCGCGCAGGCGTAA
- the ispG gene encoding flavodoxin-dependent (E)-4-hydroxy-3-methylbut-2-enyl-diphosphate synthase, whose translation MHGESPIKRRESRKIWVGNVPVGGDAPIAVQSMTNTDTNDVAATVAQIQRLVDAGVDIVRVSVPDMDAAEAFGRIKQQVSVPLVADIHFDYKIALRVAELGVDCLRINPGNIGREDRVRAVVDAARDRGIPIRIGVNAGSLEKDLQKKYGEPTPAALVESALRHVEHLDRLDFQDFKVSVKASDVFMAVEAYRLLAKQIVQPLHLGITEAGGLRSGTVKSAVGLGMLLAEGIGDTIRISLAADPVEEVKVGYDILKSLHLRSRGINFIACPSCSRQNFDVVKTMNELEGRLEDLLVPLDVAVIGCVVNGPGEAKEAHVGLTGGTPNLIYIDGKPAQKLTNDNLVDELEKLIRQKAAEKAEADAALIVRG comes from the coding sequence ATGCACGGCGAATCTCCGATCAAACGTCGCGAATCCCGCAAAATCTGGGTCGGCAATGTGCCGGTGGGTGGTGATGCCCCCATCGCGGTGCAGAGCATGACCAACACCGACACCAACGATGTGGCCGCCACCGTGGCGCAAATCCAGCGCCTGGTCGATGCCGGCGTGGACATCGTGCGTGTCTCGGTGCCGGACATGGACGCCGCCGAGGCGTTCGGCCGCATCAAGCAGCAGGTCAGCGTGCCGCTGGTGGCCGACATCCACTTCGACTACAAGATCGCCTTGCGCGTGGCCGAACTGGGCGTCGACTGCCTGCGTATCAACCCGGGCAACATCGGCCGTGAAGACCGTGTGCGCGCGGTTGTAGATGCCGCCCGCGACCGGGGTATCCCGATCCGTATCGGCGTCAACGCCGGTTCCCTGGAAAAGGACCTGCAGAAGAAGTACGGCGAGCCGACCCCGGCGGCGCTGGTCGAGTCGGCCCTGCGCCACGTCGAGCACCTCGACCGCCTGGACTTCCAGGACTTCAAGGTCAGCGTCAAGGCCTCCGATGTGTTCATGGCCGTCGAAGCCTACCGCCTGCTGGCCAAGCAGATCGTACAGCCGCTGCACCTGGGCATCACCGAAGCCGGTGGCCTGCGTTCGGGGACGGTGAAATCCGCTGTCGGCCTCGGTATGCTGCTGGCCGAAGGCATTGGCGATACCATCCGTATCTCGCTGGCGGCCGACCCGGTCGAAGAAGTGAAAGTCGGCTACGACATCCTCAAGTCGCTGCACCTGCGCTCGCGCGGCATCAACTTCATCGCCTGCCCGAGCTGCTCGCGGCAGAACTTCGATGTGGTCAAGACCATGAACGAGCTGGAAGGGCGCCTGGAAGACCTGCTGGTGCCGCTGGACGTGGCGGTGATCGGTTGCGTGGTCAACGGCCCGGGTGAAGCCAAGGAGGCCCACGTGGGGCTGACCGGCGGCACGCCGAACCTGATCTACATCGACGGCAAGCCGGCGCAGAAACTGACCAACGACAACCTGGTCGATGAGCTGGAAAAACTCATCCGCCAGAAAGCGGCCGAAAAGGCCGAGGCCGACGCGGCGCTGATCGTCCGTGGCTGA
- a CDS encoding tetratricopeptide repeat protein, with protein MSSTDDELAGVKDWWNRNGKPLLTGALLAGVVVLGWNTWHKYQNNQSQGASQLYQALLETSLTPTGQPDATKVAELAGKLKSEFGGTAYAQYGSLFVAKVAVESGKLDDAAAELKGVLDKPADATLGEISRQRLARVLAAQNKAEEALKLLDGDADKAFLASREELKGDLLVQLGRADDAHSAYEKAKAALSDEAAVGGLQLKLDDLAKGDA; from the coding sequence GTGTCGAGTACCGATGATGAACTGGCAGGGGTCAAGGACTGGTGGAACCGCAACGGCAAGCCGCTGCTGACCGGTGCCCTGCTGGCTGGCGTGGTGGTGTTGGGCTGGAATACCTGGCACAAGTACCAGAACAATCAGTCGCAAGGTGCCTCGCAGCTGTACCAGGCCTTGCTGGAGACCAGCCTGACGCCGACTGGCCAGCCTGACGCGACCAAGGTCGCGGAACTGGCCGGCAAGCTCAAGAGCGAGTTCGGCGGTACAGCCTACGCCCAGTACGGCAGCCTGTTCGTGGCCAAGGTTGCGGTCGAGAGCGGCAAGCTCGACGACGCTGCTGCCGAGCTGAAGGGCGTGCTGGACAAACCGGCCGATGCCACCCTGGGCGAAATTTCGCGTCAGCGCCTGGCACGTGTTCTGGCCGCCCAGAACAAGGCCGAGGAAGCCCTCAAGCTGCTCGACGGCGACGCTGACAAAGCCTTCCTGGCCAGCCGTGAAGAGTTGAAAGGTGACCTGCTGGTGCAACTGGGGCGCGCCGACGACGCGCACAGCGCTTACGAGAAAGCCAAGGCTGCGCTGTCCGATGAGGCGGCGGTCGGTGGCCTGCAATTGAAGCTGGATGACTTGGCCAAAGGGGACGCGTAA